The Tolypothrix sp. NIES-4075 DNA segment CCTTCCCAATGCTCAAATTCATCGTCTTCTTTGACAACTTTACCAGCATAAGCATTAGATTCAAAAACAGCCACGCTGGAAACGTAATGTACAGGTTTAACTTTGATTTGACATGCCAATTTCAAAATTTCCTGAGTTCCCAAAACATTAGCTGCTTTCAGTGCTGAGTAGGGATAAACATAATTCAGCAAAGCAGCACTATGATAAATAGTGTCAATGTTTGTCGCCAAAATTTGAAATTGTTCAGCACCAATTCCTAACAATGGCTGAGACAAATCCCCAACAACAGGAATAATTCGGGAATTAAACTTATCATCCCAAAGTGCATATTGTTGAAGATTTTTGATTAGTTTATTTTTGCCTTCTTCTACATTGGCAGCGCGTACCAAACAATAGATAGTAGCATGGGTTTGCTGTAGCAATTCTTCAATTAAAAAAGCTCCGAGAAAACCAGTTCCACCAGTTAGAAAAATTCGTTCTGGTTCAACTACAGGTTCAAAAAATATCGTGACAGGACGGATGCTTGGGTCGAGAACAGCTTCAGCTTTTAAATCTACGACAGGGGTTGTATTCTTGATGACTGAATTTGAATCACCGATAACTTTTGTATCTTCTGATTCTTCAGCTAAACGCTGTGAAAGTGATTCAATATTTGGATAATGCCACAGTAGAACAGGAGACGGTTGAAAACCAAGTAAATCTTCTAATCTACTGACAATCATCATTGCTTGTGCTGAACTTAAGCCGTAGTTTTCCAAGTTTTCTTGGATATCTATTTCATCAGTTTCGACTTTTAGCAGTTCAGCAAGATTTGAAATTAAAAAGGTTTGGATATCTTCAGCACTATGAGGCTGATTTGCAGTATTTGATAAACTCATTTACACACCTAAAGTTTAGAAAGTTCCGGACGATATTGACTGTAAAAATCTGCTACTTGCAATCCTTGAATTTTCAAGCTTTGGATGCGATATAAAAATGCGGCTCCTGTCATGATGTGATGAGCTACATCAACTACTCGGCGATTTTCTGGCTCAGACAAATAGGAACCGCGCACCCAGTCATTAAAACTGCCCATCGCTGGACCGCACCAAATTTGATAATCGACTTCTCGACCTTTTTCACCAGAACTAGACCAACGAGAAGATAAGCCTAAATACCAGCGGAAAATTAGAGCCATTTTCAACTTAGGATTATTAACTGCTTTCGCCAATTTTTCCGGATTCTTTTGTGATAAATAAGCAGCAGTTCCTTCCCATACTTCAGCTATAGTTTTGCGGAAAACTTGTTTTTCTAATTTCTCTCTTTCCGCAAGAGGAATCTCTTCAACCGAGTTATAACTTCTGTATAACTCATATAGTTTCTGCGCTCGCATGGGGAAGAGAGTTGCTCTTTTGAGAACTTGGAGTTTTACCCCCATTTCAAACATATCTGCTGCTGGAGCCATGATGACATCAGCCATTTCTGCTTGAGCTAGCAATTTCTTAGTATGTTCGCAAGCTCCAGATTCAATACACGACTGATTAATTGAACCAGTAACGACAAAAGCAGCACCCATCATAAAGGCAGCTAATGCTGATTCTGGGGTAGCAATTCCTCCAGCTACACCAACTCTAATCGGTTTTTCGTATTGATATTTTTCTTGAATTTCATCTCTCAAGGCAATAATTGAAGGTAACAGACAAACTAGAGGACGATTATCTGTATGACCACCAGAATCAGCTTCGGCAATAATATCATCAGCCATTGGAACTTTGGCTGCTAAATTAGCCTGTAATTCGCTGATTAATCCTTGTTGAAGTAGCTCTTTGACGATTTTTGTTGGTGCTGGTTGGAGAAATTTTGTGGCAACTTCTCGACGAGAAATTTTGGCAAGGACTTTATTTTTAATTTCGATTTCATTTGCTGCATTCAAACTCAGTCCAGCAACACGGTAATAAACAATGTTGGGAGTTAAGTCTAAAAATGCCGAAGCTTCTACAGTTCTTACACCATATTTAAGATATAAATCTACTGCACGACGTTCAATTGCGGGTTCGTTGGGACTGTGAATTAAATTAAAAGCGTAGGGACCATAAGGTAAAGCTTCTTGAATGCGTTTAATGGCAACTTCCAGACGTTCTGGACTTAATCCACCTGCACCAAAGGAACTCAAAATTTTTGCTTTTCCTAGTGCAATGACCATTTCTTCGGAAGCAATACCCCCAGCCATTGCACCAGTTGCATAGGCATAATTCACATTATGAGAAGATAGAAAAGTGCGATCGCCTAAGTTTTGAATTGAAATTGGGGGAACAGCCATCAGTAGTTCTACTGTTCCTGGTTTACCGCTATGCTCATTAGGGCAAGAATAACCTTCGTTAGTGACACCAATTCTGTCTTCAACTCTAACGATATAACAAGGTTTATCTATAGCTAAAAGTTTTTGTTTGATGCCTTGGCGGTCAAAAGATACACAATCTAAAGAACATTTCCAAAGCTGATTTTGGTTATAAGATGAGGCAGAAAAACAAAGCCCATCATTATATTTATTCGATAGCGTATCTACAGTTTTCAATGTGGTTAACCCTCGAAATAGAAGTTATAGATTATTAACTTTGTAGTAAGCGCTTCAGCGCTGAAACGCTTACTACAATTCTCTTTACTGATTCAGCAAATTTTCAGCGCAGGCTAACTGTAATTGAATGATTTCACTCATTTGCTGGCTAAATTCCTGTCTAGCTTGTAGAAACGCGGTGTGGGTTTTTGTAATGCTTGAATTGTTGTTACTCAATTTTTGATACTGAGAATTACGTAAATCGTTTAGATTTACTGTGTGATTTGTCTCAGTTGTAACGGGTGGACGAGGAATCGATTGAGTAATTCTCTCTTTCGTCGCGGTAGACTTATAAGATTGTGATATTTCTCTAGGCTGAAAACTGTTATCAATGATATTTTTCATGGTAACTTCCTCTTGTTTTGTTTGAGATGGGGAAATATTGTTGTGTTTGCTACCAGCCTTAAGAGAATTTATCAATTCTCTTGTTGGTTGCTGGGTGGGAACACGTTTTACCACTTTTTTCTGAGCTTGATTTTGGAAAAGTTTCCGGTTTTCTTCACTCAGGATTGTAGAAAGAATTGGTTTACCACCTAAAGTGATATTTCTAATTGTTGGTAAACCTGGTTTTGTAGTTTCTTTTGCCTGAATGTAGAGTGGTGATAAGTCGAGTTCAACTCGATGACTGACGAGTTTGGCTAATGCTTTGACAAAAGATGTATGGTCATCTACACCTCTTCGATTTAGGGATACGGTGAGATGTTCTTTGCCATCGAGAATTTTGTCAATCCACCGAGAACAAACACTACCTGCACCAGCTTCGATAAAGATTTTGGCTCCATCGGAGTAAACTTGATTAACTAATTGGAGAAAATCAAGTTGTGAGCAAAGGACTTTGGCGACACTGTGAGCGATCGCATTACTTTCAAGTACAATCGGTTTATGCTCTAATGCTGAGTAAAAAGTAGCATCAGGAAGCTTTTTACTTGTCGGTAATGTGTTAACTTTAACTAGTTCTTCGTACTCCGATTGCATCGGTTCGCAATGTATTACGTGGTCGAATGGAGCGCGAAACGCATCACAGCCCAGAGTTTTAATTACTCTCTCACAAGCTGCTGTTTCACCAGCAATTACAACTTCTTCGGGTGTATTAATTTGAGTTAAGTAAACGCGATTCTCATTTTTAATACACTCTTGCACCTCAGATGCTGATGCTATCAGAACATAGTTACTCCAAAAGTTGTTGTCGTTTGATGCTGCTTTTGGTAATCCCCAATATTCGCGAACGGCGTTTTTTGCACCAGATAATCTTTCACCAAATAAAGGAGATGAGTTAAAGTTGTTACTTCCTTGATAAAAATTGCTCCAAATTCCTTGAGCAACCATCATGCTAGTTTCACCCAAGCTATATCCAAAAACAAATTTTGGCTTGATTTGAAAATCGTCTTGGATGATTGTTGTGGTGAGTCTGGTATGAAGCATTTCTGCTTCAAATAATGCCAAAGAATCATCTAAAAGTTGCTTTTCCAGAGTTTCTAATTGTCTGGTTGTCAACTTATTCAAGCTTCTGGGAAATACCAATCTCTCAACGTCAGCAGCACGTTTGTAAAGACTTTGAACAATCTCGTCATTATGCACTTTCGGAAATAAGCGGAATAAATTCCGACCAAGACCAACATAAGCGTTGACTGCTGCTGGATAAACGTAGGCAATACCGCCTTCTTTACCTAATGGTTTAGCTGTAAAATAACTACCAAGAGGTGTTAGCCAATCGATATTTTTATCAAAAGCATTATTTACACCTTTGCGGGCAGATTCGATTTCTCTAGTTAATTCTTTTTTGTTACGTCCAAGAATTGTGAGAGCATATTTTGCATCAGAATTTTGCTTAAAAGCAGCAAAACTATGGCTAGCTGTAGCTGAGAGAGAAGAAGACTTTTCGATGCTTTGTTGGAGTGCGGTAAGATGCTCTAGTAATTCGGTGCGATCGCTTGCGGCAATTGGAAACAAATAAAATGGCGTTTGTTGCAAATATGTGCTATTACGTTCTTTCTGGTTCGGTTGTTCCGACAAGATGACGTGGGCAAATGTCCCATCTATCCCCATACTGTTAATTGCTGCTACTCTGCGAGTGCTATCTTTGCCGAGAAACCAAGGTCTAGATTCTGTAGCGACGTAAAAAGGACTACCTTGCCAAACTTGCGGCGTTTTCACTCCAGACCACTTCGGACATCCGGGAATATATCTGTGATAGAGACAGAGCGCGGTTTTTATCAGGCTAGCGATTCCCGATGCCACAAAGGTATGACCGATGTTAGCTTTAACACTACCAATCGCACAATCTAATCCACTTGCTGTGGGAGGATAAGCTTGCAGTAACCCAGTAATTTCCGCTTCGTCTTCCTGAGGAACACCACTACCGTAAACTTCCAAGTAGCTAATTTCTTTCGGTTCAATACCTGCAATCTGAAAAGCTTGTTTGCAGGTAGAGTTGACAGTTTCTGTGTCTGCGGTGACGATACCGCTATTTAATTGAGTTGCAGTACGATGACCTTGCCCGAAGCTAAGAGCATCAATGACTGCATAAATGCGATCGCGTTTTTCTAATGCGGTGTCGTGACGCTTGAGGACAACTGCTCCCGCACCTTCCCCAACCATCCAGCCGTCGGCTTTTTGGTCATAACTTAAAGTTGGAACGCCTGTATTAATTTTTGCCAATTGGCTCCGCAATAATACATTTTCCACACCGCCAGCTAAGTCTACAGCAGCAACTAGGACAGTATCAACTTCTCCGGAAAGAAGTAGCATTTCTGCCACTTCCAGCGCCTTGAGAGCGGAATTTTCTACCGCTGTGATGCTGAAAGAAGGACCGCTAAAATTCCACAGCGAAGAAATTCGACTCGCCATGATGTTACCAATGTAACTAAGATATTCACCAATTTCTACTTGATGGTGAAGTCCGTCTTTAACAATTGTTTCTAATTGAGTAACTTTTTCGGCAGGTAAAGAAATTTCCCCAGCGTTTAAACCATCTTTTATTTGCCAGGATAAATTCCATCGTTGTTGTAACTGATGAACAGAAAGTTCGGTTTCAGCAGCAACAATTACTGCGACATTTTCCCCCTCTTTAATTGCTGCATCTTTCAAAGCGCGATCGCCAACTTTTAGCAGTAACAATTGTTGCGGATTTAACTTTTCTACTTCATTTGGCGGAATTTTGTAAGCTAAAGTATCGATTTCAAAATCTTTAATGTATGCTCCTACTGGTGCTTTACCTTCTGGCAAATCGTACTTTTTAAGTAAGTTTTCTTGTTCTTCGATACCTTGCCATCTTTTCGGTGGTAAAGAAATAAAATGCTGTGTTCCGTCATAAATGCTACGTTCAAAAGCATCTAATCCATTACACTCACCAAAAAAGGCATCCATACCAACGATCGCAATTTTCGCAGATTGTTCAGTCATTTTCTTTTTCCCCTCTTTCTACAATTAAATGAGCGTTAGTTCCACCAAAACCAAAAGCACTTATAGCTGCGCGTTTAACTGATGCTTGGCTGCGCCATTTAGTGGCATTTATAACAATTCTTTTAGGTGCAATTACATTGTCATCAGAGCCGATAGGATCGGTGACATTAATTGTTGCGGGAATTATATTTCCACACATGCTCAAAATCACTTTCATTAAGCTCACCGAACCAGCAGCAACCATTAGGTGTCCGACATTTGCCTTCACAGAACCGACTAAAGGTGTTGCTTGATGTTCACCAAAAAATGTTTCGACAGAGTTAAATTCGGTGGTATCTCCTAATAATGTGCCGGTAGCATGGCACTCCATGTAATCGATATCTTTCGGACTGAGTTTAGCCTCAGTGTATGCTCGCTCAAAAGCCTTAATTTGCCCTTGAGAATTAGGACTTAATAAATGCTTGCCCCTACCATCGTTTGAGAGTCCAATGCCGCAAATTGTCGCTAAAATGTTATCGCCATCTCTGATAGCATCACTGTGTCTTTTGAGGACAAACATACCTATGCCTTCGGCGGTAATTAGCCCTCTGGATGTGTTATCTAAAGGACGGCTGAGGTCATTTTCCGGATATCCTTGGATACCACAAAAGAACATTCGCAAAAAGAGCGGATCGGCACAACTAATTCCCCCAGCTAGCATTAAGTCGGCTTTATGCGATCGCAAATAATGAGATGCCAGTTTAATCGCATATAAAGGTGAAGAACAAGCTGCGTCTAAGCAAAAATGAATATTCGATAAAGTTAGAGCTTGAGCGACCAATGCGGCTGGAAAGCCTGATATCATAGCGTTATAAGAAGACGCTTTGATAGATGTCGGTAAAGAAGGTAAGTGAAAGTCTTTATCTTGCAAAAGTTCCTGAATTGCTGGCTGTATTGTTTGCTGATAAATAGGAGCAAACAATTTATTAGAAGCTTTGGTAGGTAAAGATAAAGTACCTAAAATTACGCCGCATTTGGAAAGTACAGCTTGATTACCCAAATAACCACTTTGCTGAATCGCTTGTTTAGCAGCATATAGCGACCATTGAAAAGTGTTATCCAAACTAGCAAGTAGTTCGGGTGGTAAATTATATTCAGTTGGCTCAAACTTAAAGTTACGGACAAATCCTCCATTGAGGTTATAGATTGTTTCGGGTTTCCCTTTTACTGGATCGTAAAAGATTGCCGGATCTACTCCGATATCCTCAATAGTTACAGATGATATTGAATCTTTCTGTTCGTTAAGATTCTGCCAAAATTCTTCTGGGTTTTTAGCACCCGGAAAAAGGCATGATAAGCCAATTATGGCGATTTTCTCCACTGCTGATATCCTCGTTTGGGTTTAGCAAAAGGGGGAGATATCAATTCAAAATTCCAAATTCAAAAATTTGAATTAAGTATTTTCAATTGCTTTATACCAAGTTGCAATCAAAGATGTCATTCTGAGCGGAATATAGACCAATTTAGTAATCTGGGAAAAACCTCTTTCCTAACCCCTCCCCTTGTAGGGAAATTTGACTCACCCTTCCCTCGAAGGGGGTTGGGGGTTAGGCTTTTGATTTCTAGATTGATGTTATAGTAGTCTGTCAAACTCCTAAATGACGGTTAGAGAGACGCGAGAAATCGGCGTCTCTACAGAAAATCTATCCGTCAATTAGTCCTTGACGCACTACTAGCTGAGAATGACTTTTTTATCTTGATGTGACTTGGTATTAGTACTCCCGGAACTTGAAAGGATTTACGCTATTCCCCAAACTAAAAAGGATTTATCAGGATTTACGCTGTTGTCGGACTGGAAGTAATGTTACTCGTTTCCCACTTAAAGAATACTTGATAAAAAAACCGCACCAGACGCAGAGAACGCAGAGAAAGATGTGGGAAGAAAGTAAAAAAATGAGAAATTCGTAGTGAGCGCTAAAGCGCTCAAATTACTTACGCTTAGATAATTGTATGGGCCAAATTACGGCTTTTGCTCCCATAATGCGTGAGTAAATTTTTCCTTCGCGACTGTGTAAAATAAAATTAGCTGTTACGCCAGTTTGGGTTTTTCCTTCGATTTCGCACGAAACATAAAAAGGTTCGTTGCATGGTGTGACTGCAAACTGTTCGGAATGAGTTAACTGTCCGGGTAAACAAACTTCTTGATGAAGATGGCTTAACCAAATCCATAAGGATTGTGTACTCAAGTCAGTTGTGTAAGGATTGTGCCAGCGAACTGGAAATTGTCCTTGTTGTTGTTCTGTGATGTTTTCCCAAAGACATTCTACAGTAATTTTTTCGGAACTGATATTTAAAACTCTGGTGATTTTTTGAAAGGCTGGTCCGTGAAATAATGTGGAATCTCCATTTTGATAAAATGCTTTACCAGTGGTGGTGATGATGTTATCTTCTTCTAGATTAAGTCCCTCATAAATAGGAACGGCTGGCATTTCTCGTAGAAGGGTTACAAAAGCTTTGAAATGATAGTGAGTTCTTCCTTGTGGATTTTTACTCAAAATTGTAGCTTGAAATTCGATGCTTTGAGAACCAACTTTAGCAATTTCTTGCAGTTCTAAAATATGTTCGCTCGCTAAAGTGTCA contains these protein-coding regions:
- a CDS encoding PfaD family polyunsaturated fatty acid/polyketide biosynthesis protein; amino-acid sequence: MKTVDTLSNKYNDGLCFSASSYNQNQLWKCSLDCVSFDRQGIKQKLLAIDKPCYIVRVEDRIGVTNEGYSCPNEHSGKPGTVELLMAVPPISIQNLGDRTFLSSHNVNYAYATGAMAGGIASEEMVIALGKAKILSSFGAGGLSPERLEVAIKRIQEALPYGPYAFNLIHSPNEPAIERRAVDLYLKYGVRTVEASAFLDLTPNIVYYRVAGLSLNAANEIEIKNKVLAKISRREVATKFLQPAPTKIVKELLQQGLISELQANLAAKVPMADDIIAEADSGGHTDNRPLVCLLPSIIALRDEIQEKYQYEKPIRVGVAGGIATPESALAAFMMGAAFVVTGSINQSCIESGACEHTKKLLAQAEMADVIMAPAADMFEMGVKLQVLKRATLFPMRAQKLYELYRSYNSVEEIPLAEREKLEKQVFRKTIAEVWEGTAAYLSQKNPEKLAKAVNNPKLKMALIFRWYLGLSSRWSSSGEKGREVDYQIWCGPAMGSFNDWVRGSYLSEPENRRVVDVAHHIMTGAAFLYRIQSLKIQGLQVADFYSQYRPELSKL
- a CDS encoding PfaB family protein; protein product: MTEQSAKIAIVGMDAFFGECNGLDAFERSIYDGTQHFISLPPKRWQGIEEQENLLKKYDLPEGKAPVGAYIKDFEIDTLAYKIPPNEVEKLNPQQLLLLKVGDRALKDAAIKEGENVAVIVAAETELSVHQLQQRWNLSWQIKDGLNAGEISLPAEKVTQLETIVKDGLHHQVEIGEYLSYIGNIMASRISSLWNFSGPSFSITAVENSALKALEVAEMLLLSGEVDTVLVAAVDLAGGVENVLLRSQLAKINTGVPTLSYDQKADGWMVGEGAGAVVLKRHDTALEKRDRIYAVIDALSFGQGHRTATQLNSGIVTADTETVNSTCKQAFQIAGIEPKEISYLEVYGSGVPQEDEAEITGLLQAYPPTASGLDCAIGSVKANIGHTFVASGIASLIKTALCLYHRYIPGCPKWSGVKTPQVWQGSPFYVATESRPWFLGKDSTRRVAAINSMGIDGTFAHVILSEQPNQKERNSTYLQQTPFYLFPIAASDRTELLEHLTALQQSIEKSSSLSATASHSFAAFKQNSDAKYALTILGRNKKELTREIESARKGVNNAFDKNIDWLTPLGSYFTAKPLGKEGGIAYVYPAAVNAYVGLGRNLFRLFPKVHNDEIVQSLYKRAADVERLVFPRSLNKLTTRQLETLEKQLLDDSLALFEAEMLHTRLTTTIIQDDFQIKPKFVFGYSLGETSMMVAQGIWSNFYQGSNNFNSSPLFGERLSGAKNAVREYWGLPKAASNDNNFWSNYVLIASASEVQECIKNENRVYLTQINTPEEVVIAGETAACERVIKTLGCDAFRAPFDHVIHCEPMQSEYEELVKVNTLPTSKKLPDATFYSALEHKPIVLESNAIAHSVAKVLCSQLDFLQLVNQVYSDGAKIFIEAGAGSVCSRWIDKILDGKEHLTVSLNRRGVDDHTSFVKALAKLVSHRVELDLSPLYIQAKETTKPGLPTIRNITLGGKPILSTILSEENRKLFQNQAQKKVVKRVPTQQPTRELINSLKAGSKHNNISPSQTKQEEVTMKNIIDNSFQPREISQSYKSTATKERITQSIPRPPVTTETNHTVNLNDLRNSQYQKLSNNNSSITKTHTAFLQARQEFSQQMSEIIQLQLACAENLLNQ
- a CDS encoding thioester reductase domain-containing protein; the protein is MSLSNTANQPHSAEDIQTFLISNLAELLKVETDEIDIQENLENYGLSSAQAMMIVSRLEDLLGFQPSPVLLWHYPNIESLSQRLAEESEDTKVIGDSNSVIKNTTPVVDLKAEAVLDPSIRPVTIFFEPVVEPERIFLTGGTGFLGAFLIEELLQQTHATIYCLVRAANVEEGKNKLIKNLQQYALWDDKFNSRIIPVVGDLSQPLLGIGAEQFQILATNIDTIYHSAALLNYVYPYSALKAANVLGTQEILKLACQIKVKPVHYVSSVAVFESNAYAGKVVKEDDEFEHWEGIHLGYSQTKWVAEKLVKIAGDRGLPITIHRPPLIAGHSQTGVSNTHDFICLMAKGCLQMGSFPEVDYMLDMSPVDYVSKAIVHLSRQKESIGKAFHLQHPQPVPLTVLVDWVRSFGYPVDVISYDAWQEQLINNVTSTENPLYTLRPFLLERRSEEQLTIPDLYLKARRPEISCEDTLNALAGSGVVCAPIDSKLFMTYTAYLIESGFLNLAD
- a CDS encoding polyketide synthase produces the protein MEKIAIIGLSCLFPGAKNPEEFWQNLNEQKDSISSVTIEDIGVDPAIFYDPVKGKPETIYNLNGGFVRNFKFEPTEYNLPPELLASLDNTFQWSLYAAKQAIQQSGYLGNQAVLSKCGVILGTLSLPTKASNKLFAPIYQQTIQPAIQELLQDKDFHLPSLPTSIKASSYNAMISGFPAALVAQALTLSNIHFCLDAACSSPLYAIKLASHYLRSHKADLMLAGGISCADPLFLRMFFCGIQGYPENDLSRPLDNTSRGLITAEGIGMFVLKRHSDAIRDGDNILATICGIGLSNDGRGKHLLSPNSQGQIKAFERAYTEAKLSPKDIDYMECHATGTLLGDTTEFNSVETFFGEHQATPLVGSVKANVGHLMVAAGSVSLMKVILSMCGNIIPATINVTDPIGSDDNVIAPKRIVINATKWRSQASVKRAAISAFGFGGTNAHLIVERGEKEND